tttcttttttgattatgatgaatttttaaaaaatacgtTACTTTTAACTataatacatttaaaaaaatacaattatcatcattattcaataatttttaaaagtattcaaatttttcaaaattttctttcaatgaataatgaaaaaaaaaacgtaGATGCTTTTTATTGGATTGATGAATATGATACATCaagtgaaaataattttttagtttttaaaaaggaaataggcaaaaaaaaaaaagaagaggtATATAAAGCAATATGtgaaaatgatataataaaaaataataaaaaagacattaataataatatattaagtagtttagataataataataataataataattacaaGCCGAATTTGAAAaacttcaattttttttcaaaaaaaagcataaatgaaaatgacaattttaaaaagaaatttgatattttaaatttaaaagaatattcaTTAGAAAGtactaatatatattcaattagaaatattttaaaaaagttaacAACATtggttataaaaaatttaatagttcaaataaaaaatgaaaataacaataaaCATAACAGTAGTAGCTGTTCCAAATATAGTTCTTCCTTAAATTTACAGTACATTTccgtatatttatataatttatctcATATGAACATGGCTTATATAAGTAACGATTTAAAACTAGAATTAtgtaatttaattatttgtatattacagaaaaaaatgaattttgtttttacttttgatgaaaaaaatatagatttAAAGATGATAGATGCTTTTTTGCAAAATAATTATGACAACATAGTTTGCTTaagtaatattaattattctttaaataaaaatggtaTTATTAACGAATACATAATTTTGTGTTCatctttgtatttttataagttGTATcacttattttataaaatatacaaaaatacattaaatgaaattcctttttttaactatcttaaaaaaattaatgagaGGATACTATCGATTTATAATTGGACCTTTTCACATacaaatatttcatttattccTTTATTtagtttaataaattataattatttgtttattttatataaaaatgaaaacaaaaacatctttttatttttaaaaaaaatattattaccaataacattatataataatattactaTAAATCAATTACGCttaattttaaaacttttaattaattattatatttccgAGTTCAAtgaatatacatatttaagTTATGATTATCATGATGATATGTTATCTTGTTTGTATAGCTTGTGCttaataataacaaatgTATCACATAATTTGAATAAAGAATGTAGTGTagataaaaagaatttaataataaatcatggagaatattattattatgtcaatttttatataaatattactattgatttattaaaaagttaCTTTTATAAGTTATATTGTGTAGATTCTTCTAATATACAAAGATATTTCTTAACAGGCATTAATGAGgatttaataatgaaattttatactttatatttattcttgaaatttaatattaataacaagtttatatataatagaaactatgtaaaaaaattccTAAATAATACTGTACTAGATAAGAaggattttttttatcaggAAAACTTTTTGTCAAACTTGTCAGAATTGACAAAAGGTTATGAAACTATCACTAATGAAACTAAcgaaaataaattatcttCAGAAAATAGCAATGTAGAAACTAcagaaaaagatattttaaaaagtgaTAAAAtagttaatgaaaaatacactgaaaaaaaaagtttcaaTGCACATAACTCTCAAAAAATTGTTGAAATTGAAATCTCTATGTATGTGAATAATATTcagaataaaaattatataccaaagaaaaattttgaaattttttatttattacaaaACAACTTGCATTTTAGTGaactaaaaattaacaaaaataatttaacgtttttaaaaaagaacaaTGTtcctttaaatatattagatGGAATTGATACATACATGAACaaaattgaagaaaaaatttttttaatgtttacACAAATAAAAAGTTCAAAATCTCATATgaaattatatgaatatataaagtatattttagaaaaaaaaaatgggaaAGGTActtcaaatataaaaaatgaatacataattaaaaaagataattttaattttattgtcGATATTTATGATGAAAACACAAATACAATATTTGAAATAGATGGAAATAGTCATTATACAAAACaatattcattaaataaaaaaaataaacctttaaactttttttataattataagtcatattacatttttaagCATTTATTATTAAGTAAATACTACAACATAGTTCATTTGCCATTACatgataataaattatgtaagaaaattatttataattactataataacaatacaatcctttaatttaaaaaaaaagaaaaatattttctcataatatatatatatatttatatttgttcTTATTTGTAATTAATACAACTATTTTTTAGCTTGTTATTTatcatattaatttatttaaagtaaCATctatgttattttatttgcttgtaattttttaatatttttaaattaatatatttgttgtttcttaaaatttttacctAATgctcttttcatttttttttttttttttctctctttctataaagtattttaatatatattcaatatatatttataatagatTACCATAATTATACTTTATTCAtcaatagttttttttttatttttatttgcatATTTTTTTGGTAATATGCCAAAATTATTTGCCTTattctttcttttattaataatttttttttaaaattgtagtaatatattactataataattaatagtagaaaaaaaaacattgaCATAcatttattatctttatatatcttttaaattttatttatttttttataaaaatgatttatttgtcttttctttttattctttattcATTCATTAACGAATAATCTATGAAAAGCAAAATTATCTTaaagtttttaaaaataaattaactaTTAGTgctaaaatatatttaaaaacaaatgTGTTGTTTTAGTTGACTTATGCAATTATATACATAGAAtgaaattgtaaaaaaaagaaataaactaaaaaaaaaaaaaacagttatttaaaaattgagaaaaaaaagtaaaaattattctACAATAATTATcaccttttcttttttttttaatcttttaaaattttagcCCATTCACATTTTTGTAAATCAAATGCTTTATCTTCAAAAACACTCACTTTTAATCCAGAACAATAAAAAACATTTCGAggatttttttcttttttaatatcttcaTAATTTAAATCTTCTATAATTAAATCACTCAAAAAACAAACAATaaatttctattaaaaaaaaaaaaaattaaatatattatatattccTGTTGTTATATgtgtataaatataaatatatagaaaaatgaAGATGCATATTTATATGccttaataaagaaaaatgcaaatatttcatataaaatatatatcattaaatattatgttaTAACATTCTGTAACTTTGATTTAGTTCTTTCACTCCTTatattctataaaaaaaaaaattaccaatatatatatatatttttttcaaaaataaaaaaatttagatatttctttttttttacttcgcAATATTTTTGTAGCTCTTTTTGTTCATCCTCATTAAGTCTTTGTATTATATTTGGATGGATTGAATTAATAAGACCATTTACATTTATAGCTAATTCTAATATTAGTCTATTTCTAAAGTTACTACAAATTCGaccaaaaaattttatttttattaattatttttattatttctacttttttcttttattttttgttgtttACATATATTCGTGTAAAAGTTTTGATGCTTGAGAAAATATAACAGCATAATATTCACATCTCAATTTAATCATaagtttttcttttctttgaTTTTCATCATTCATGGAACCactaaaattaattaattttctaaataaaaaaaaaaaaaaatttataatatacatatacacgtaattattaaaaataataataaaatgaaaatttaaatagttGCAATATATTgcttatataatatatatttatccaGTTATAAAGtacaaattattttattcgAATACTAAGTATTGTTAATAtgtctattttattttttattttttttggaatatttatattactcTGCATAAATTTTGTATTGTTCAAAATATCCTTTTAATTCTAAATATGCTTTTTTCATAGTTTCAGTAGGAAAATTTTGAATTCTGTTACTTATTTGTTCTTCCCTAAATAGAAATGGCAATATCTCTAAACATGGTGATTTGGCTgtcatttttattctttaatactttataaataataaaaaaaagaataataaacaattaaaaatttacttaTTTACATAAAACATTAGTGAAacatattaaagaaaaaaaaaaaaaaagactaaaatatattataaaaatgtattaaaaaaaaatactaacaaaatatttttaatgagaaaaaaaaaaaaaaaaaaagaattttataaaatatatacttaaaaaattagtagaacacatttaaagaaaaaaaaaaaaaaaattatatataatatatatatatatatacattatatataattttttttttaattagaatttaattaaatcataaaaaagCTTGCTAATATATCAAAATGTcttcaaatatttttctacGGACTCAtcgaaataattttaatcttaaaattttaatattgaaataagaaaaaagtataatttttttttaaaaataattaatttcaAAACCTTATTTAAATActcaataaaataaaagaatattaagAAGACatcaaatataatttattttatagttATGTAAAAACCTTTTTGTTCAATAATTTCTGCACATACAATCAAAATGAAGAATAATGATGTTATTctctttccttttttttttaacttatatttatttcttatatataaaaattaaaatcctttttatttatttattttttttgttattagaCTTGGAAAGAAAAAGAGTTTATGGAACAAATTTACTTAATTGTTGATGGTATAGagaaagtttaaaaaaaaaaaataaaaatacattcatatgtttttaattttttactttttaataaagataCTCTTAGAAATAAAACCTACTCTAATaatgaagtaaaaaaaaaaaaaattattataatgtacacgtaaaaaattttttatattttactaaattcatattattctgtatttttttttttctttttttttttttttgaaataacatattttttttgttttattttttatttttattattttttcataaagaTAAATCAATGGTCGAATGTAATATGCGAAAATTGCATGAAATTTTTGTGTTCAACTATGCTTCCTGTGAAATATATAAGTATAGATATACATTCgagttattttttatattattcatttgataagaatataaaattataaatagaacttaaaataataaaatttcttttttgtaaataaattcTTCTCTTCTTTCATCATAATTACagtttttattaatactGATGCTTCTCTTAATgctattattattctttttttatttttccagTAAGTTgctatattttaaaaaacacCAACACAGAAACATCCATTCATTTGTCAACTTATTGGGATAAGGAAGATAGTcatatttaatgaaatatttgaatatataatacattaaaatattaaaattaccatttttattttataatgcTCTTCctctattttattaaattatatattatttattttattcccTTTTCTAGAACATTTTCAAATATGTTGGCCACATGACTTAAAAAGCTGCAACATGATTTGTTATGTTAATGTttatattctaaaaatatcAGATGGAAGTTAGgagaaaagaaaaacagaaaataaaataaaaataagaaacataaattaaattaagtAAAACGTATTAATGTGAAACTGTATTTAACGGaaacatattaaaataatgtaaataataaaaatataaataatatatatatatatatatattaataaaatttaaagtaTCTTCactatacaaaaaaaaaaaaaaaaagaagaatttataaataaatatacatataatgtTATCATATAACAACATTATaacgttttttttttttttttttattttatgaaatttaatttttattttaattcacttgtaaattaatatatatgtgtatctattttaaaaaaaatgtaaatttctcttaatatttgttaattttagggtcaaaaaagaaaaaaaaataatatttaacacattttaataaattctttcttttttttaattcaaacactttaaaaaatattttatgctTTTAAATGcctatttattaataattatttcagtatttttttaatatttatttttaaaatatattgattTGGCAAATGGGTTggatactaaaaaaaatagatattaGTAAAACTAAAATAGCACACACTGTAATAAAAGacttaaatattttcttcatccTGCCTTTGGCAAGCCctaaagaataaaaagaaaatgtatgaattattaataaatgaataacACAAAGCAAATTATATAcacaaaattaaattatgcatatataaataatttttgaaattatttatatatatttttttcatacaaAAATTCtatgaaaatgaatattcaaaaattgtctacatatatttatttatttttctttattattttatcaaaaatgccataattttcatttaatcaattaacatatatatatagatagatacgtatatatttattcattttttctgtttgctattattttataattgaaAAAACAACATTATCAGTTTTACtatattcttataattttatttcatttttttcttttctttttttttttctttttatatattataccTTATACACGCATCTTCGAACAACTTTTTAGTATccattatttcattattttttttaaactcatatataatttttttcataactTTGGCTAATATAATGAGAGTTTCTGCTCTagtttttctcattttttcATCTACAGACATATCAGTAAAAACTTTTTTACATACTCCTTTTATAGTTTGGTCAATATCAATTAAGCATATGTTGAGCATAGTTTCTACAATGGTTGGTAAAGaatcttcaatttttttattaacttttGCAGTTTTTtctaaagaaatattttcatcttctttttttttaatttgatttGCTAATGAACTAGTTTTAATTAATGTTTTTACAAATTTAAATCCTGTACCTATGACTCTTTTTTTCTGTTGCATTTTGTAGTACTTTCCACTAAGTCCAAATAAACTGTATTTATCTCCTAAAAATTGATTAGCACAATTTTCATATGACCACGCAACATTTTCTAATATTACATGACCAAAAGATGTCTGACATAATTCTTTaacttcatttttaaatttatttaaatactCTTCTTGATttccatatatataattatttaa
The genomic region above belongs to Plasmodium relictum strain SGS1 genome assembly, chromosome: 10 and contains:
- a CDS encoding outer arm dynein lc3, putative is translated as MKNNDTWKEKEFMEQIYLIVDDTLRNKTYSNNEINQWSNVICENCMKFLCSTMLPVKYIISCYILKNTNTETSIHLSTYWDKEDKHFQICWPHDLKSCNMICYVNVYILKISDGS